From one Triticum aestivum cultivar Chinese Spring chromosome 4B, IWGSC CS RefSeq v2.1, whole genome shotgun sequence genomic stretch:
- the LOC123093493 gene encoding ras-related protein RABC2a yields the protein MGSTPGSSYDCSFKVLLIGDSAVGKSSLLVSFVSAAPTNDDISPTIGVDFKIKFLTVGDKKLKLTIWDTAGQERFRTITSSYYRGAHGIILVYDVTKRQSFTNLADVWAKEIELHSTNKECVKMLVGNKVDKDEDRMVTTEEGLAFAQQCGCLFLESSAKTRENVEKCFEELALKILEVPSLSEEGSSVVKRNSLKQKHEKSGGCCQ from the exons ATGGGCTCGACGCCGGGGAGCAGCTACGACTGCTCCTTCAAGGTGCTGCTCATCGGCGACTCCGCCGTCGGCAAGAGCAGCCTCCTCGTCAGCTTCGTCTCCGCCGCCCCCACCAACGACGACATCTCCCCCACCATAG GGGTGGATTTTAAAATCAAGTTTCTCACTGTTGGTGATAAGAAATTGAAGTTGACAATATGGGACACCG CTGGCCAGGAGAGGTTTAGGACAATCACTAGTTCTTACTACAGAGGTGCTCATGGAATTATCTTAG TTTATGATGTCACCAAGAGACAAAGTTTCACAAATTTGGCTGATGTATGGGCCAAGGAAATAGAATTGCACTCAACAAACAAAGAGTGCGTCAAAATGCTTGTTGGAAACAAAGTGGACAAG GATGAGGACAGAATGGTAACAACAGAAGAAGGTCTTGCCTTTGCACAGCAGTGTGGATGCCTTTTTCTCGAGAGCAGTGCCAAAACAAGAGAAAATGTGGAGAAATGTTTTGAAGAGCTTGCGCTAAAG ATTCTTGAGGTTCCAAGTCTGTCGGAGGAAGGCTCGTCGGTCGTCAAGAGGAACTCGCTGAAACAGAAGCATGAGAAGAGCGGTGGGTGCTGTCAGTAG